The following are encoded together in the Brassica napus cultivar Da-Ae chromosome A9, Da-Ae, whole genome shotgun sequence genome:
- the LOC106428953 gene encoding probable pectinesterase/pectinesterase inhibitor 41, producing the protein MTFPKLLLITLFLSLQTLFIASQILTSSSNSSSSICKTTPDPKFCKSVFPQTSQGDVRDYGRFSLRKSLTQSRKFTRTIDKYLKRNKGLLSHSAVGALQDCRDLASLTTDYLTTSFETVNVTASSKTLSFSKADDIQTLLSAALTNEQTCLDGVNTAASSSWTIRNGVALPLINDTKLFSVSLALFTKGWVPKKKKQTGYSWAHPKNTHSHNKPLRHFRNGALPLKMTEQTRAVYESLSRRKLADDNDDNTVLVSDIVTVNQNGTGNFTTITDAVAAAPNKTDGTAGYFVIYVTSGVYDENVLIAKNKRYLMMIGDGINRTIITGNRSVVDGWTTFNSATFAVTSPNFVAVNMTFRNTAGPEKHQAVALRSSADLSIFYSCSFEAYQDTLYTHSLRQFYRECDIYGTVDFIFGNAAVVLQNCNLYPRQALPNQFNAITAQGRTDPNQNTGTSIHNCTIRPADDLASSNYTVKTYLGRPWKEYSRTVFMQSYLDGFVEPVGWREWNGDFALSTLYYAEYNNTGPGSSTTNRVVWPGYHVINSTDANNFTVSNFLFGDEWMVQSGVPYMAGLLS; encoded by the exons ATGACATTTCCAAAACTCTTGCTCATTACACTCTTCTTGTCTCTTCAAACACTCTTCATTGCTTCTCAAATCCTTACTTCTTCATCAAACTCTTCCTCAAGCATCTGCAAAACGACTCCGGACCCCAAGTTCTGCAAGTCAGTGTTCCCACAAACGTCACAAGGGGACGTTCGGGACTACGGCCGCTTCTCCCTACGTAAGTCACTAACGCAGTCGCGAAAATTCACACGCACGATAGACAAATACCTCAAACGCAACAAAGGCTTATTATCACACTCCGCCGTTGGAGCTCTCCAAGACTGCCGTGACTTAGCTAGCCTCACTACGGACTATCTCACAACGTCGTTCGAGACCGTCAACGTCACCGCATCGTCCAAAACGCTGTCGTTTTCGAAAGCCGATGATATCCAAACGCTTCTTTCCGCGGCGTTGACCAACGAGCAAACGTGTCTCGACGGGGTCAACACCGCGGCTTCCTCCTCGTGGACCATACGGAACGGCGTCGCATTGCCTCTCATTAACGACACGAAGCTTTTCAGCGTTTCCCTCGCTTTGTTCACCAAAGGGTGGgtcccaaagaagaagaaacaaaccgGCTACTCTTGGGCCCACCCGAAGAACACTCACTCTCACAACAAGCCGCTCCGTCACTTTCGTAACGGAGCTTTGCCGTTAAAGATGACGGAACAGACGCGCGCCGTTTACGAGTCTTTAAGCAGGAGGAAGCTCGCCGACGACAATGACGATAACACGGTGCTTGTGAGTGACATTGTGACGGTGAACCAAAACGGAACAGGGAATTTCACGACCATTACGGACGCAGTTGCGGCGGCGCCGAACAAAACCGACGGTACAGCTGGATACTTTGTTATCTACGTGACGTCTGGTGTTTATGACGAAAACGTATTGATCGCTAAGAACAAAAGGTATCTAATGATGATCGGTGACGGAATCAACCGTACGATTATTACCGGTAACCGGAGCGTCGTTGACGGTTGGACCACTTTCAACTCCGCCACTTTTG CCGTGACATCGCCGAACTTCGTCGCGGTAAACATGACTTTCCGGAACACGGCCGGACCAGAGAAGCACCAGGCCGTGGCGTTGAGGAGCAGCGCCGATCTCTCCATCTTTTATAGCTGCAGTTTCGAAGCTTACCAAGACACTTTATACACTCACTCACTAAGACAATTCTATAGAGAATGCGACATATATGGAACAGTCGATTTCATATTCGGAAACGCAGCTGTTGTCTTACAAAATTGTAATCTGTATCCGAGACAAGCGTTACCGAACCAGTTTAACGCTATCACAGCTCAAGGTCGTACCGACCCGAACCAAAACACAGGAACTTCGATCCACAATTGTACGATTAGACCTGCGGATGATCTGGCTTCGAGCAACTATACGGTCAAAACGTATTTGGGACGACCGTGGAAAGAGTATTCACGTACGGTTTTCATGCAATCGTACTTGGATGGTTTTGTTGAACCGGTTGGTTGGAGAGAGTGGAATGGAGATTTTGCATTGAGTACGCTGTACTATGCTGAGTATAACAATACCGGACCCGGTTCAAGTACCACGAATCGGGTGGTTTGGCCAGGTTATCACGTGATCAACTCAACCGATGCGAATAACTTTACGGTTTCGAATTTCTTGTTTGGAGATGAGTGGATGGTTCAGAGTGGCGTGCCGTATATGGCCGGTTTACTTTCGTAG